AGAGAAGCATGAGGTAAACAAATCAAATTATCACCTTCGATAGTAATTAAGCCTTTTTGGCGCAATTTACCCATCAAACGAGTAACAGTGACGCGAGTGGAACCAATCGCACTACCAATTTGAGCATGAGTCAAAGGATAAGGCAAAAAGTAACCTTTTTCGGTGCGTTCGCCATATTCTTCAATCAGTAGCGTAATAAATCCTAACAAACGATCGATCGTGCGTCGCTGTCCGAGGGTACTTAACCAAAGTAATTTACGCTGGTGTTGGTAGCGAAAAGCATCTAACACTTCTCGTCGGAAGTGGGGCCAATTGTCCAAATCGTGCCAATACATCCAAATTACCGAAGTTTGGTCAACATGAGCATAAGCTTGGAGAGTAAAAGGAGATTGTGCCACAATTTCAAAAGGCTGCCCCGCGCCGATGAAACCCAAAAAACCTTCTTCTGTAATTGGCGACGATGCTTGTTTATTCCCCGTCGGACTAACTTGTGCCGTACCCACTAGGCGAATAGCTCCCCTATGGACTAAATATAACAGTCCAGGACGAGCCGGAACGCGCTCATCTTTCAGGAAAATCCGGTCTCGATAATGTATTTGCGCCCAATCAAGAATTCTTTGCCAAGTTAAAAAAGGTCGGGATGCCTCTGGTATAGGGGTTGGGGAATACATAGTGGGTTTCGCAACTAAAATGCCACTTTCTACTAGGATTTGATATGGATTATAAGGTAACAAAAAATACCTTGCTTCGGTATGTTTATTTAAGAGTCTTTAGTAATTGTCTCTCGATTCGGTATTTATTGCAGCAAAAAATCTCTGAATCGATCGATTTGTTGGCTTCAGAGGAAAGTTTTTACGCAGGCGGAAGCGATTGGGATAGGCGAAAACCCGGAGAAATTCCTTTGTACCGCTTAAAAAATCACGTAGCTGTGACATATCGTAGCGCGATCGCCCGACAACTTTCTTCTCTACTCAAACAGTCTCCTGCCGATCTCGCTACTCAAATTGTTGGTTATTTTCCGATGACAAGGGAAACTGACGCTCAAAATCGCTTAGATTTTCTCGTCAAAGTCATCGAATCTGGTTGGATTGAGTTTCGAGTTAGCGATCGCGCTTTAGCTTTTTGGTTACAGCAACTCGTGCAAACCAGCTTACCGCCAACCTCTGGGCAAATCAATCCCAGAATTGAGAATTTATTTCCGATTCAGTACGCCCATGCCCGTTGTT
Above is a genomic segment from Oscillatoria salina IIICB1 containing:
- a CDS encoding Crp/Fnr family transcriptional regulator: MYSPTPIPEASRPFLTWQRILDWAQIHYRDRIFLKDERVPARPGLLYLVHRGAIRLVGTAQVSPTGNKQASSPITEEGFLGFIGAGQPFEIVAQSPFTLQAYAHVDQTSVIWMYWHDLDNWPHFRREVLDAFRYQHQRKLLWLSTLGQRRTIDRLLGFITLLIEEYGERTEKGYFLPYPLTHAQIGSAIGSTRVTVTRLMGKLRQKGLITIEGDNLICLPHASL
- a CDS encoding DALR anticodon-binding domain-containing protein, which produces MDYKVTKNTLLRYVYLRVFSNCLSIRYLLQQKISESIDLLASEESFYAGGSDWDRRKPGEIPLYRLKNHVAVTYRSAIARQLSSLLKQSPADLATQIVGYFPMTRETDAQNRLDFLVKVIESGWIEFRVSDRALAFWLQQLVQTSLPPTSGQINPRIENLFPIQYAHARCCSLLGLGHRQGLINWDNQKMHLLAPNPLPWLNNDQLSRFQFQLHHPAEQDLIAQLLDFVETVFSPCQTNLTKIITRLGDAFLRFDASCRIWGEVKTQTPELAQARLGLVAATQKLLLWYLQELLGVSAPSAL